One region of Corvus moneduloides isolate bCorMon1 chromosome 33, bCorMon1.pri, whole genome shotgun sequence genomic DNA includes:
- the LOC116437165 gene encoding uncharacterized protein LOC116437165 isoform X2, which translates to MVLPPSKMQQDQSQARCKPRARQLLQRWAELSPQQTLKGEAVAAVPQTMLAQGGCARLSPARPVFLLLLLLLLLLLLGAAVMAQDICSSPGHGDLPAPAFHITPTAAQEGEQVIFWCQISWKSPVTRIIFCKDGVQVHSLKAQQGKGSYYMHLTMTKGSTGTFTCGFQHKDNSNRVRNSALSAPTNLRVTAFVPPATNPQKLHTIIGIIIGVGTLSLLLLLIAACAMRKGACRERCQRQQQVPSHEAEVTEDNEIQYSTIAHVGHNRPGRQELNSSTEYAPVRPSRSQPR; encoded by the exons atggtccttccaccCTCAAAGATGCAGCAGGACCAGTCCCAGGCACGCTGCAAGCCCCGGGCCAGGCAGCTCTTGCAGCgctgggcagagctcagcccacAGCAGACGCTGaagggagaggctgtggctgcagtgcccCAAACAATGCTGGCCCAGGGGGGATGTGCCAGGCTGTCTCCTGCTCGCCCggtcttcctcctcctcctcctcctcctcctgctgctgctgctgg gtgctgctgtgatgGCCCAGGAcatctgcagctccccagggcatg GTgacctcccagctcctgccttccaTATAACCCCCACTGCCGCACAGGAAGGGGAACAGGTCATATTTTGGTGCCAAATTTCCTGGAAATCTCCTGTCACCAGAATCATCTTCTGCAAGGATGGGGTGCAGGTGCACAGCCTGAAAGCCCAACAGGGGAAGGGGAGCTACTACATGCACTTGACCATGACAaaggggagcacagggacatTCACATGTGGATTCCAGCACAAGGACAACAGCAACCGAGTGAGGAACTCTgccctcagtgctcccacaaACCTGAGGGTCACAG CTTTTGTGCCCCCAGCTACCAATCCCCAGAAACTCCACACCATCATAGGAATCATAATTGGAGTGGGgaccctctccctcctcctcctcctgattGCAGCCTGTGCCATGAGAAAAG ggGCCTGCAGAGAGAGATGCCAAAG gcagcagcaagtTCCCAGCCACGAGGCCGAAGTGACCGAGGACAATGAAATACAGT ATTCCACCATCGCCCACGTTGGACACAACAGG ccgggcaggcaggagctgaacagcagcacagaataCGCCCCGGTGAGGCCCTCCCGCAGCCAGCCCCGGTAG
- the LOC116437165 gene encoding uncharacterized protein LOC116437165 isoform X1 yields the protein MVLPPSKMQQDQSQARCKPRARQLLQRWAELSPQQTLKGEAVAAVPQTMLAQGGCARLSPARPVFLLLLLLLLLLLLGAAVMAQDICSSPGHGDLPAPAFHITPTAAQEGEQVIFWCQISWKSPVTRIIFCKDGVQVHSLKAQQGKGSYYMHLTMTKGSTGTFTCGFQHKDNSNRVRNSALSAPTNLRVTGSGSSSQAGTFTDAFVPPATNPQKLHTIIGIIIGVGTLSLLLLLIAACAMRKGACRERCQRQQQVPSHEAEVTEDNEIQYSTIAHVGHNRPGRQELNSSTEYAPVRPSRSQPR from the exons atggtccttccaccCTCAAAGATGCAGCAGGACCAGTCCCAGGCACGCTGCAAGCCCCGGGCCAGGCAGCTCTTGCAGCgctgggcagagctcagcccacAGCAGACGCTGaagggagaggctgtggctgcagtgcccCAAACAATGCTGGCCCAGGGGGGATGTGCCAGGCTGTCTCCTGCTCGCCCggtcttcctcctcctcctcctcctcctcctgctgctgctgctgg gtgctgctgtgatgGCCCAGGAcatctgcagctccccagggcatg GTgacctcccagctcctgccttccaTATAACCCCCACTGCCGCACAGGAAGGGGAACAGGTCATATTTTGGTGCCAAATTTCCTGGAAATCTCCTGTCACCAGAATCATCTTCTGCAAGGATGGGGTGCAGGTGCACAGCCTGAAAGCCCAACAGGGGAAGGGGAGCTACTACATGCACTTGACCATGACAaaggggagcacagggacatTCACATGTGGATTCCAGCACAAGGACAACAGCAACCGAGTGAGGAACTCTgccctcagtgctcccacaaACCTGAGGGTCACAG gcagcgggtccagctcccaggcagggacATTCACTGATG CTTTTGTGCCCCCAGCTACCAATCCCCAGAAACTCCACACCATCATAGGAATCATAATTGGAGTGGGgaccctctccctcctcctcctcctgattGCAGCCTGTGCCATGAGAAAAG ggGCCTGCAGAGAGAGATGCCAAAG gcagcagcaagtTCCCAGCCACGAGGCCGAAGTGACCGAGGACAATGAAATACAGT ATTCCACCATCGCCCACGTTGGACACAACAGG ccgggcaggcaggagctgaacagcagcacagaataCGCCCCGGTGAGGCCCTCCCGCAGCCAGCCCCGGTAG